The genomic segment ACAACTGGCTTATGATTCCCTGGAACCCCTTAGCAGCACCCTAGGACCTGCCAAAAGCAGGAGACTATGTGATGGCATAGGAGTCATGCAGATATAAACCTAATGAATGAAGAGGAATTGTTCTCAGATTGGCCTTTAGGGAGCTTATTTCAGGAATGTTTGGAATTCTAACCACAAAATATCTTTCAAATATGTGAACAGAGTTTTTTGTTATCTgtcatatatactgtaaaataaaacacaccaATATATTTTAAGAAGCTTGTGCTCTGTTCTCAGGGATGTTGGAAAAGTCAATGCTGGTGTTGAATAAGAGTCGTGAGTTGCTGGAATTTTTGAAGGACTTCCAGTCTCAGCAGGCCCTGAAGTATGGCAGAGCTTCTCACGGGGCCTGGAGCAGCTTTGGAAAGGTGGAAGGTTTAATGGAAATTCTGCAGGACAGACGCCGGCAAGTGGACCTTTGCATGAGACAACAAAAGCATGAGCTGGAAACGATTTACCATGTTCGACAGTGGGAGAGACAGGAACAGGAGGTAAGTCACTCTTGCAAAGAAAAGTTCATTATTATGAACTTAAATTCTCCTAAAAACAAAAGATATGGCATCAGTTGCACCAgtttaattacattattactTCAATGGTTAGGGTctgtaagacttttttttttctttttaaaaattattttttttattcagtaaggatgcattaaatttacagatattttctatttcaaataactttttttaaaagtttctatttattaaagaatcttgaaaaaaaacctataaaataataaacagaactgttttcaacagtgatgataattataaaaaatatttcttaatcaCCAAATCAGcgtgttagaatgatttctgaaggatcatgtgacactgaagactggattaatggatgctgaaaattcagccttgcatcacaggaaaaaataaaattttgaaatatattaaaatagaaaacaattattttaaattgtaataatatttgaaaatatcgctgttttaaaaaaaatcatgatactACATATACTCCGCCAGGTCCAAGACAACTGTTATAATGGCTCATGCAACTTTAAATGTTCCTGATTGCTTCTTTAAAGATATCTACTACATGACAACAGGATcacaatcctgaaaaaaaatctctcaagACAACATGAGTTCCACTTCAAGTATTTCACTGCTATTGTGTAATGGATACCTTAACGAAATACAATATTATGACAAATATAGCTATCATAAGTTGCtttttgtgtgttcatgttagattgtCCAAACTCTCACATGGTAAAGGATATTCAAGCATGCTCAAAGGCACTCAGCATGAAAACTTGTTGATGACCGGctgcctttttaaaaatgttgaactAAAATAACTGGCCAGCATACTTAGCATGCTGAGAGGGGACAGGGCACATGCTTGTGTTTGATATGATCCCTGTGGAAAACCCACTTTGCTTTCATTAAAGGGCACTAATGCTTTGCATATCaatgttaaatttaaaatgttattaaatgttaaactgCTAATcttcttttttaaatcactgTGAATCAAATCCGtaaattacttatttttattattcagctACATAGAGATATTTTAACTGAATCattgtgaaaatgatttttttatttaattaaacctggaatcaaatcatattaaatgaagaaaacatattttagatAAACTAGCCTATTTCcaggtataaaaaaaaaagtcagatgtCAGTCAGATGTTTTTGCTTTCATTGAGCATCATGTTTTATTCACGacagataataaaatatgttttggtttgttttctACTCTTAGCTCATATTGTTATGCTGATCATTTATAATTAGAACTTTGTATTAAAATTGACAAATGCAAAGTAGAAGCATTTTCACTTGAGGTCTCACTTTTAGACGCTATTGCATTATGTGTCATATGTGCTTTTAAACAGGTAACACAGTGGTTTAAGGAAAAGGCTACTTTGTTCTTGGAAAACAGTCAGCTGGGTTCATCTCTGTCAGAAAATGAGGACTTACTACGTGAATACAAAGAATTTGAACAGAAATCCAAGGTAAGAGATCACTACACTGTTCAATGAACAGATAAAATATACCTTAATATATTCAAGACGAATTAGTCAGAATAGTTTTcttttctaaaaaatattataattaagtgaaaatatagagatacatttaaaataagttcTTTGGATTTGAGTGGGGATATTGTGCTCAACCATTATGGACTAACTGCTATGTAACTTGAAAAACTGATttactaaaaaatatttcaggtgtttaaagtttttctttctgtaatcaaaatatttcaaacaaaaattgATGTGTAATTAGtaatcagtgtttttttgtttattttttttaacgttttttCCCGCTCTTGTCCTAGTGTTTCTACCCTGTTAAGTTTTTGCAAAATCACTTTCAATCAGGACATCATTTGTGACATAATTTGGTGGGAAAACAACATCACAGACATATTGAATGCCAACAATGTAatcatttcttaaatataattacataaatgtgtATGGTATTAAATggcttttaaaataaacttcagGCTGGAACCATCATGTAAGCTAATTCTCACTCTCTTACTCAGCAACAGCTACAGTAACATTAGATCTCTATTTCTGTACTGTTAATCTTTGTGCCATTGTGTAAATAATcaagttataattaataaagtgTAAGTGCCTGAGTTTGACCACAGCACATTACTGAAAGTCTGATCCCCTTGTAGAAATACTTTCTAATATTACAACAcatattcttaaaataaaattaaaatatatttttaagttaaaaaggTTAACTTTAATGGGTATCTAAAGCTGTTTAATGGTTCATGTACCTTCTTCAGGACTGGCGTGTACTGGTTGAGAGGTTGATACAGCAGGCGTCAGATCTGCTTTCCTCGAATGAGTGCACACAACTTCAACACTTGTCAGAGAAGAGTGAAAAACTCAAAGCTACACACGAGCAGTTCTGGAGCCTCATGATGAATCGTCTGGCTCATCTGCAGGAGAGCAATGCCTTTTACAGCAGTGCTAATAAAGTATGTAATATAGTAGCACTTCACACACTCTTCTTCTGACCACACTCTAGTGACTTGCttgacatttgtttttgtggttGAAGTATAGTACCCCCTAGTGGAGATGTATAATGTGAGTGATTTATAGTGTGtgatgtatatattatatatataatttattattattttttttaagaaggcTTTGAGTAAAATAAGGTCtgacattattataaataaatatgatattaataaataaatatataaatatatatataatttttttttcagatacaCTTAACATCActgcacaataaaaaaaaaaaaaaaaaaaaaacatacaataacATACAGCCACATAAAACACATGATGCCAATTTCACAATTCACATAATTAATAGATCAGAAATTGCATAGAGTATAGGATATAAAATCCTGCCTTCAAAAGATGTTTCTAACTACCCAGTGTCATCTTCACACACATACCATGATCACTCCTCCAGTCCAAAATAATTTATGAAAGGTGACCACAATTCCAAATAAGAGCTAATACTCTTCCTAGCTACAGCAGCTATCCGTTCCATAACCATGTACTCTAGTAATAAATTTAACCAATGgttaatatttaatgattgCTTAGTTTTCCATTGTAGGAGAATAGCTTTCTTAGCCATAATCAGGGCAATGTAAGCCAATTTTACATAATGTGATGCAACCTCTATCTCCAAACCTaatcctaattttttttttttttttttttttttaaacaggcaTTTGAGGTGCTGGGCACCATAGAGATTGCTATAAAGGTACTGAAGAATCAGCCTCTGCCATTACCCGAACTGGCTAGGAAACATGATGAGTATTCACGGAGTATAAAAGACGCATCTGTCGAGCCTCTTCAGAGAGGTCAGCTGTTACTTCAGAAGCTTGACCCACAAAGGTGAGAAGACGAAGAGCAGATGCTATAGTGTGTTAAAAAAAGACCCTATCACAGCAGATATCCAGACTCAGGGTTTTCAGAGGATTGATAAAAGGATTGAGATGTTCTGTGTAGTGTTAGGCATCCATGgtgcgtgtgtgtttgattGTTAGTGCCCAAGTTGGAGGGCTGCAAAGGATGCTGGGATACATCAAAGAGAGAATCGATGCTCTGAGCCATGAGTGTCACGCCCACAGAGAGTTAACAGGCAAACGGCAGCAGCTGGTGTCTTCATTTGAAGAACTGGTGGATAAGGTATAGAAAAATGTGGTAATCTCTGTATGTAGCCGACACCATCTATAACAAAGAATTGAGTGAATGTCATGAAACATCAATTTTGTGGCACTGTtctaacaacaataataataatgctaataattttaataaaaataaacattttatatatatgtgaccctggaccatgaACCCAGTCATAAGTaacatgggtatatttgtagcaatagccaacaatacattgtatgggtcaaaattatcgatttttcttttatgccaaaaaccattaggatattaagtaaagatcatgttccatgaagatacgTTGTAAATtacctactgtaaatatataaaaacttaatttttgattagtaatatgcattgctaagaacttaatttgggcaactttaaaggcgattttctcaatatttagatttttttcccagattccagattttcaaatagttgtctcagccaaatattatccaaacaaaccagacatcaatggaaagcttatttattcagctgatgtataaatctcaatttaaaaaaactgacccttatgactggttttgtggtccagggtcacatatatgtaatGCCAAGAAATGTCAATTTCTTGTCAAATATTTCCacccaataataataaaaaataataattcaatggcATAATAACTGTAAAGGATTAGAACTATAAaggatgtatttatttgtttgtttatttatttaatgccatgaaattattattttcatttgtctttatttatgctgtttgaaacaaagcaaatgcactatttatttatgtatttatttaattgtttgttttttattgtacaTGCCTAAAATTCACCCTTCaactttttctatttttaaatgcataattagGTTCTTTGTTATAAGGTGATAAATGTACCTTAATATTGTAGCTTGTTGAAAAGTGCATATATGTGACCcaggacgacaaaaccagtcttaagaattgagatttatacattgaGATTAGATAGATCATCtgaatgctgaataaataagctttccattgatgtatggtttgttaggatcggacaatatttggctgagatacaactatttgaaaatctggaatcagagggtgcaaaaaaaaaatcaaaatattgagaaaatcgcttttaaagttgtccaaatgaatcttagcaatgcatattactaatcaaaaattaagttttgatacatttgcgttaagacatttacaaaatttcttcatggaacatgatctttacttactgtaatatcctaatgatttttggcataaaagaaaaatcgataattttgacccatacaatgtatttttggctgttgctacaaatataccccagcgacttaagactggttttgtggtccagggtcacatatttcttCATGATGATTTATCTCAAAGTCCTGAATCTCCACAGGTCTCTGCTTGGATTAAGAGCAGCAACAGTGTCCTCTCTTCCAGCACAGAGCCTGGTTCATCTCTAACTGAGGCTCAGGACACCCTTAACAAGCATGTTGAGCTACTCTCACAGTCTCAGGTGACTATACAATAGAAAACAATATGACATGGAAAgttattttaccattttataCAATCCCTAAAAAGTAAACGTGCTATGAAGTCTTTCTGtgaatgatgttttttttttttttcctgcaggaTGTTATGAGAGAATCAGAGGTTATATCTGGTTTTATAAAGGAACTAAAGTGGCTGGAATCCTCAGATGCAGTTGAGTTGTCTAACAAAGCTTCACTTTTGGCAGAGGAGATGAAAACATTGCTCAGAAACATTTCATCACATGTGGAAAGCCTTAGACCCTATGTTGACTTTCTGCACAGTGCAGATGAGGTATGGTTATATATTTAGGACATATATTTATAGTATTGATGTATCCAGTTAGACAAAAAACAATATTCCAATGATGATTATTTTGTGTGGTGGCACAGGTTGAGGAACAGATAAGGACACTTGAGGAATGCTATAAGAATAGGCCAGAGGAAGTGGAGGAAAATGAAGGAGCAGGTGCAACCATGAAAGATATGTTGGATGCTAAGTGGCAGTCATTACTGCATAAGTTTTTCACCATGCAGGACCTGGGCAACAATTTTATTAACTCCTCTAACATGGTAAGACACTTTGTAGAGCAAACGTACAACTATTACTCTTTGCAAATCTATGGCAGTGTCTTTGGGTTTAAaaccctttttttaaaaatgtatttgttgcaGGTCAGTGGCAACCTGAATCTAAACATTAAAGCAGCAGGACATGTTGTAGAAAAATATATGGAGACACTGACCAAAAAGAAATCTGAACTAGCAGACTTATGGACGTCCTGGCAACTGCATTATAGTCAGATGAAATCTGTGAAGAAGCAGTGGAAAAAATTTAAGGATCAACTTAAAAAGGTAACTCATAAatacatcattttaaataagtatttcaGCTTTTAAAAAGGATGCTATTTTATTTCTTCCATCAAAACATTAATTGCATTATTGCCTGCAGGTTCTTCATGATTTAAAGGCAATGGAGGAGATTTTTGCTCCAGCTTCAAAGGTTGATTTGGGGGGTGATTCTCAGTCTGTGTCTAAACTACAGGAGCACTTCAATGCTGTAAAGCCAGAATTCCTGGTAAAACTACTATTTTTGCTTTCTCATTATTGCAAATGCTTTGTTTTAACAACTGCATAACTAACCTCAATTTTAAAAACTTCACAGCAACTGAATGCAGAAGTGGAATTCCTGGTTAAGGCATCCGAGCTGCTTGGCTTGAAGGAAATACCGGTGAAAGAGAAGAACGAGAGAGTTTCTGAGCTCCTGCAGCTACATCAGCGTGTCAGGGATAAAATCAGAGAGTATGAAACCATTCTCAGTATGGCCAGTAAATTTCATCAGCTTTATCAAGAGGTAAAATCTattttctgtcactttaaagAGTCATTTGAAAAGATATTGTAATGGATTTCAAAACCAGAATTAATATGCACTGTTAAAAGTCAGCCACCTACTCATTCTAATGGATTATGCAAAATAATAGGATAATGAGAATTAAATAGTGatgtataaaaatgaaaagcattTTCAAAGTCACTACTCACTCTCTAGATAATAGCTTTGCAGACcgtgttcatttatttagccAATGTCACGAGTTGCATCCTGACAACTGTATATTGTGACTAAACAGTAATAGTATTATTGTCATCATCGTCATTATTTAATAATTGGGTGCAATTGTTTTAAACAGTACTGAACGAGTGGACATTTGTTGGAGAATTGTTGACTGTTTTTCTTTACCTCAACTGCCTTGGAGAgctaaaaaatatttgaattttgtgttattaatttgttaattgaattgtttgtttgtttgtaagttttaaatatttttattaatattatttattctttctatattatattatattatttactgaAATTTGTAGCctaagcatatatatatattttttttcagctggACACTGTTTTACATGCAGAACCAGTGACTGTGTTCAGTGACACCAGCCAGGCCAGGACTCAGTTAACTCAGCACCAAGAGAGGCAGAGGCACATCCATCATCTTTACAAGCTCGCTCTCTCGCTGGGTGCAGATCTCACCAGCACTGTGCAGCAGTCGGTGTGtcaattacttaaaaaatattatcttcAAAAGATTTCATGCATTTTCTGGATTTCCTTTCCCGAACCTGACAACTTTCTTTACACAACATGATGTGAACAGAACCTGTGGAACAATCATGTTGATAATTTCTTACATTGTCATGCATAAATATACATAACAATACTAGTTGCTTTGATAGAAATGGTATGAAACAAGTGCCATAAATGAGCATTCTTCTCCATTTTCCCCCTTTCTTTATGCTCCAAGCATCTGCTGGTGTTGTCAGTGCAGCAGTTAAAGGAGAAACTGGAAAAATTGGAGAGAGGAAGCGTTGAATGGATTGCTGAGGCCAACAAGTGTGAAGAGAGTTTGATGAGCAATGTCCACTTCTGCCTTTACAAGGAAGAGATTGGTGAGGTAAGTTTCGTCTCATCTGAAGTGCaattcaggaaaaaaaacattgtgccATGGAAAAACAATATCGTTGTGTCTTGATTGCATCATGTGAGGTTAATAGTGGTCTTTTAGGTCCACTAAAATATTTTTGCGCCCTATAAAAATCACAAGTTCAAATCATAAGACCATGTTCCACTATCTCTCACTAACTCAAAAGGTCATTATTTGCTGCTGTGCCATTAAGAAACGCATCTATGCATGTGAAACGAGACCGCTGGGTccaatatagtttttaatgttcACGGCCTCTTTTCAAAGCCTGCATTGCATTGTACAAGGGTGATGGGTTTAAATGTCATAATCGGAAAGATATTGCAAAAGTACAGAACAAGCCATTTTAGCAACTTAAGTGTCATGCTCTTATTTTCACTGGGGAATAAATTGAGTTTTGGAAGTTAGTATGtttcactctcagaaataaaggtcactggggcggtaccttttcaaaaggtacatgtttgtacctaaaaggtccattttggtaccttaaagataCTCATTAGtgcttaaagtgtacatatttgaacttaataggtacaaaagtgaaccttttgaaaaggtaccgccccagtgacagcctttgtacctttatttctgagagtgtttcatagtacaaatatttttcttttattttaaaagatcaCTGAAGCTTGGATTCCTCATGCCCTTATTGCCTGTAATTTTCCTTAAAGATGTGTTAAATCTTTTTCCCAGCGTACAGATCCAGGGCTCAGGGAACACACTTGTTGGTATTTTGTGGCTGACTCTCATTGTCTCTCACCCTGAATTATTTATAGCTTGTCTGCCCTTGTTAAATTTAGTCTGTGAACTGCAGGGGTTGTCTCTCCCTGTGTTGACTGAGGGATCCTGCCATTTGTCTCTCATCACTTCAGATAGCAGGAAGGATTCCACCCTTATCACATACTTACTGCCCCACAGCCACAAAATCCAACAGTCAATCCCTAGGATTATACCGCAAACCTCACAGGCCACAGAACATCAGATAGGTTTCCTTCCTTGAATGACTTAGTTTCATGATGTCCTTTATGATTTTTGATTACTGCACAAATTGGGTTTTCTGTGTATGAGGGATATACagccatttttgtttttgtcctttgttgttgttgtttttttttgtattgactCGTTGTTTGCAAATATTCATAAGTTTAATTTTATAGTTTGATGAGCGATaccataattaattaaaagtattttagaatgtctttaaaaactattgtgataatattgtaaTCTCTGTCTCCCTCTAGAGGATGATAATCATACTTTTTCCTCTAAATCAATAAGCACAGGCATTTAGACCAGTGATTCTCAACTAGGGGTGGGCGGGGTCAGGGGCCACTATGGGGGCTCAGCAAATGTTTAAGGGTGCCTCAAGATGAccgcattttaaaataaagacaaaacaagCATTAATGTAAGCTAAATAGCTAAGAGtccatatatttatttcaattcacCCCatcaacaattcttttttttaaataattataaaagtgAGATTTCTAGACCTGGATTTCATGTATCCATTTCATGTATCAGGTAGAAATTGTAAGCAAAGCCCCTATGCTTAATTATTTCCCGTTAACTCAAAAAACAACTGCCAAAGTTATGGAGCCTTCAATATTGTTGTGTACAATGGAGTCAAAAAAGTCACATTCTGCAGATACCGTAGATGGAGCATAATGATGATAACTGAATTAATCAAATATTCTTTTATCTTTCCATGAGGAGATGTCACACAAAGACATGTATTGTATTAAACACATGCAGCTTGTGGGTCTCTTTATGTAAGTCAGTATTCTAGAAACTCAACGTCTATCTTGCTCTTCAGTAGAAGTAGAATTCAAAGCTTCTTATACAAAGCTTCAGGTTCCCTGTGTCACGTGATGTCATGCTATTTCAATGTATGACTGCTGCAAGACTTTAAATAGAGCAAGGAAATTTCTAAAATTAGCTGTACTTACAGTCAGTCTGGCACTACTTTCAAAGCTGTTTTATGAAACGAGTTGTGTACACTACTATCATTTCAACAGTTTGGGGTTGATTAGATTTTTATGCTCATCAAACATAAAAATCAACAGTAGAAACTTGAAGAATAGGCTACTACGTATTTGTGATATGATATACCTGTACATGATGATTTATAGTTCATTTGAATAAGACATGATTCAACAATTTCTAAGACACTGTCAATGTGTCATACCAATCAAACCACCAGCCAGTCATAAATATGCATGAGTAAACAAGCTGACATTTTAGCTTGGACAGTTGCTGCTGTTCATCTGCAAAGAGAAGTAACTCTGTTTCTCTCACTGTCTCTGTTTCGCTTTCACAGTCCAGCTTTCATAGACTACAAATggatattattttcattgtagTCGCATTGACCAATTGATATTTTTAGATGAGTTGATTTAGAAGTAAAATGTCAGTGCCGTCTTGTTTAGCAGAAAATCTAAATGCAGTCAATACTTCCAGTGATGATTTCACTAGATTCGCCAGTTTGGTCTGCAGCAACACCTCATTTCTTGGTTTCCAGATCAGATCACAAGGCCCTGAGAAACAACTGCCACCATAAATGTTAACTGAGCATAATTTAAGCAACTTGATTAGATGTTAACAGTCACCATTATGCCATGTGAAAGTTACACATTATGAATGTATCTGAACTTTCCTCTGCGCATGTCCTTCTGTCTGGGCAGCAACAGAAACTTCCTCTACAGCCCTCTGTTGGAAATATCCTGTAAGACCGTCGTGAGGCCTCTTTAATTGGCTCTAGACGCTGGGTTGCAGCTGTCCTTGGGCAACACTTGAGCCTGTCATTTGGAGACACCATTGCAAAACGACACCATTGCAAAAGCTCATCAGGCTGGACAGAAATGGATCTGCATTATAAATCATCCACTGCTCTGACAATTAATCCCTCCAAAATAATCCCCCTGGACTCAGCCGAACCTCACTCTACTGTCTGCTAGAGACCCTCCCCATACCCATCCACACCTAATCTTATATTTGATTACACTATTATATTTGGTTACACATTTCCTAATCAGCATGTTAAAGAAGCTGGCATTGTGTTGTTAGAGAGGTTATAAAGGGTTAGTTAAccctataattaaaattatgtaCTCATTCATGTTTCATCTGTTTTGTAtattatgatacattttttgggCAAAGCagttatgtgtatatatgtgtatactttataaatatttctaacAAAAAAGTACTTCCACAAAAGTTGTTTGCACCGTTTGCACCGATCTTTCGTTTAGGTGCGTTAATCCATTAAATCACTTACAAAACCATGATCCGCACTCATATGAAACAgtcttttcttttagttttattctACATTCATCACCAGTAGGACAAAGACACAAACGTTTCGGCTCAAAGGCATTCCTCAGTGTGCTAAAAGGAAGACCTTTGAGCCGAAACGTTTGTGTCTTTGTCCTACTGGTGATAAatgtagaataaaacaaaaagaaaagactgTTTCATATGAGTGCGGATCATGGTTTTGTATGACAAAAAAGTACTGAAATACACTGACAATCTTCCCCTCTGATGAAGCTCTTAAATCTCTTAACATTAGCCTTCAGAATAACACATTATTCCTTATACAAAGCCATTGTAGCAATtacttttgtaataaatttgtaCTACTTTTGAGACACTTTCCCTCTTTTTTGAGCATGATCACATGGCCACTTTGAACTGTTTTTATGTGGAAAAAAAGGTTCCTGAAGATTCTTTCAAATTCCTTTATTTATGTGTGaattattttcttctttaaCCATTGGCTGTTGTTCTTTGCATGATTTTCTATTGCTACATTAACATGTttttcctgattttttatttttttttaagatgagaGAGTCCTTTAAAGATCTCAAAAAGAAATTCAACAATTTGAAATTCAACTACATGAAGAAAAATGAGAAGTCGAGAAACTTAAAGGCGGTGAAAAATCAGATCCAGCAAATTGAGATTTACATTGAAAAGCTACAGGTAAGGAAGCTCTCTTTTAATCTGCTTgaaagttttattattatatatgttttttttttatttgaggaTCTTCACTCAGCAGTGAGAGAATTATACAGACTCATACCTGCAGGAGATTTCTTCgtcttttaatgttttgacaactgtctatttataaaatgtatccaAATCCCTCCCTGTTGTAGGTTTTGAAGAAGAAGCTGCAAGCCTTCACTCTGAAAGTATCCAGCAGCAGTGAGAGGCATTTAA from the Onychostoma macrolepis isolate SWU-2019 chromosome 09, ASM1243209v1, whole genome shotgun sequence genome contains:
- the ccdc141 gene encoding coiled-coil domain-containing protein 141 isoform X3; the protein is MCGLEGAMSTMFSEGDAGGQPSTTTLSTVAVQAGTSQIVVAVLKCGELVHLQLTEAQPNLLEIGNNQDETKKLLEEHEQLLAKLKKNEGGVWALLGEADKTAAQKEGEKLVYEAMAVSLSEAWKTLVAHLEKRRSLLILACHFFECALEFAIRIDEAEDFQSVGQKSTTADNMNELLQRHSTIRRGMLEKSMLVLNKSRELLEFLKDFQSQQALKYGRASHGAWSSFGKVEGLMEILQDRRRQVDLCMRQQKHELETIYHVRQWERQEQEVTQWFKEKATLFLENSQLGSSLSENEDLLREYKEFEQKSKDWRVLVERLIQQASDLLSSNECTQLQHLSEKSEKLKATHEQFWSLMMNRLAHLQESNAFYSSANKAFEVLGTIEIAIKVLKNQPLPLPELARKHDEYSRSIKDASVEPLQRGQLLLQKLDPQSAQVGGLQRMLGYIKERIDALSHECHAHRELTGKRQQLVSSFEELVDKVSAWIKSSNSVLSSSTEPGSSLTEAQDTLNKHVELLSQSQDVMRESEVISGFIKELKWLESSDAVELSNKASLLAEEMKTLLRNISSHVESLRPYVDFLHSADEVEEQIRTLEECYKNRPEEVEENEGAGATMKDMLDAKWQSLLHKFFTMQDLGNNFINSSNMVSGNLNLNIKAAGHVVEKYMETLTKKKSELADLWTSWQLHYSQMKSVKKQWKKFKDQLKKVLHDLKAMEEIFAPASKVDLGGDSQSVSKLQEHFNAVKPEFLQLNAEVEFLVKASELLGLKEIPVKEKNERVSELLQLHQRVRDKIREYETILSMASKFHQLYQELDTVLHAEPVTVFSDTSQARTQLTQHQERQRHIHHLYKLALSLGADLTSTVQQSHLLVLSVQQLKEKLEKLERGSVEWIAEANKCEESLMSNVHFCLYKEEIGEMRESFKDLKKKFNNLKFNYMKKNEKSRNLKAVKNQIQQIEIYIEKLQVLKKKLQAFTLKVSSSSERHLIGNSLREIEDALNELQRQVGDFDRAVEEYKQNLDMNVKLQQALEEYQFWCDEASSTIVRVGKYSSQCKTKEAVSSLYKQFEKFVWPTIPQQEERISQITELAVRIHGAEEGKKYMEKTINKHHEIVESIKELSNGLLDLEAKLQLETLKQCLSPEDNNKRDTIDTPETKESGHTPEMTGPHCTKEMPVGKNLENKKPQLRKTRSQDLPDKHHPEHQKVLSETRLYTQEAYSKTSKVETITSKSTIERREEMHTSFSHSHTVNVSHSPAERDKRSHVLQQTKRDSQETPPPPPPPPLRDPGVSRPSIIDIQRELQCAVQKTSSEDKYQACSRNHPFHSYSKTSAHHSLEEEYLPHGTPEPAAPVPEGDFQPDHLTEESLSNDEFKNGHKLANDEHIELSRKEGKHVLFIHSSAVRDSGQYVVTASNSAGTVTSSSMLQVKVHRVTPPFPSRPDEQNLLVEEDLSSRCTYPQMLCKKDAKVAACDKSQKPKPL